The genomic segment TGCCAGACTCGGAGGGCGAACGTGGCCCGCAACCGTATCATATGGAAATTTGCGCCCATATGGAGAAGCTATGTGCCGTTCAGAATAAAAGCCTGATTTTTACAAAGGCTAGAGCAATTAACGAAAGTGTGCCACAGTGGCTTTATTCAAATAGTGTAATCGGCATTATATGGGTAAGTGATGTGAATAAATTTCTCCTAAAATCTGCACATGAATTAAATATTCCTTCTGTTTTGTGCTGCAACGAATCTTCCCTTTTTCCTAGAGTTAATTTAGATGATATTGGTGGTGCCTATATTGCTACAAGCCATTTAATATCTCGAAATTGTAAAAACATTTGTCATATTACCGGCGTTAAAGATTATCATAATGCAAAACGTAGACTGGATGGCTATAAGCGTGCTATGTTAACTCACGGTTTTACGATTAAACCTAATAATATTTTGTACGGCGATTGGAGTTACGAAAGTGGTTACAACCTTGCTTTTTCAGCTCTCAGTAAAGACCCCTCGATTGATGGTATTTTTGCATCTAATGATATGATGGCGCTAGGTGCACTAAATGCCGCACTGCAATTGAAACGATCTGTCCCCCATGATTTGAAAATCATTGGCATTGATAATATTGAACAAACACAGACTAGCGTAGTCCCAATTTCCACCATATCTTTTTCACAAGCAGACGTGGCAGCCGGTCTTTTCTTAATGTTAAATGCCGTTTTTCAAAGACAGCCCGTCCCCAGCGAAATTGAAATTCCAGGAAATCTTATTGTGCGTGGTTCCACATAAAGTTAATATCCTTGTAATAAGCAGCTTTTATAGTCCCTCTCCAATGACTGTATGGAATGACAACACTTTACGGTATAATAAACTGAGTACCAAGCGCTGCTGCTTTGGTAGGGCTGTTGGCAAAGTACGAGCCGGAAAGGAAATCCTTACGACAATGCAGTAATGAAATCTTTTTACCGCACATTAAAAAAGAGCACGTTGAGGGTGCCAATTATGGCAAGCCCCAACAAGCTCGGCTGGATATTTTCAAGTATATTGAAACTTATTGCAACACCAAACGGATTCATTCTTCTCTAAGCTGGCTGAGCCCCCTGCAATTGAGCTCCTCTGCAGTTTGAAATTCAAAATTCTTAAGTGCCTAACTTTGTATCCAGTTTTTCTTGACCTTTCCACTATTTTTATTGGTTCTGTCCACGGAAGGTCTTTTTATTTTATTTGAATAAACTTTTTAATCGTTTCATGGCTATTTCAGTAGCCGCTTTGTCGCCAAATGCAGTTAAACGGAAGAACCCCTCGCCGTTTTCGCCAAAGCCGCTTCCGGGCGTACCCACAACGCTGCACTCGTTGAGCAGTTTATCAAAAAACTCCCAAGAAGTCATTCCGCTTGGGCATTTAAGCCAGATGTACGGCGAATTTTCGCCGCCTGTAAACCAAACATTCATTTCTTTAAGGGCATCGGCAATGATTTTTGCATTCTCTTGATACACCGCAATATTCGCTTTTATTTGGCGCTGACCTGCCTCGCTAAACACAGCCTGCGCACCGCACTGAACAATGTAAGGCACGCCATTAAACTTGGTGGTTTGGCGGCGAAGCCAAAATTTGCGAAGCTGCACATCTTCAAAAATAAGTTCAGACGGTACAATGGTGTATCCGCAGCGTGTACCCGTAAAACCTGCCGTTTTCGAGAATGAGCAAAACTCGATGGCACATTGTTTTGCACCGTCAATCTCATAGATACTGCGCGGCAGGGTTTGATCTTGAACAAAAGCTTCGTACGCGGCGTCAAACAGAATCACCGCGTTGTTTTTGAGCGCATAATCCACCCATGCCCCCAACTGCTCGTGGTTGTAAACCGCACCGGTGGGGTTGTTCGGCGAACAAAGATAAATAATATCTGCTTTTACATTATCCTCCGGCAAGGGTAAAAAGCAGTTTTCGGCGTTAGCATCCATATACAAAATTTTGCGCCCCGCCATCACGTTAGTATCAACGTACACAGGGTAGACAGGGTCCGGAATCAAAACCGTATTGTCTACGTCAAAAAGGCCAAGGATGTTACCCAAATCACTCTTCGCGCCGTCGCTGACAAATACATCGCCCGCATCTACCGCAACGCCATGCGATGCATAATAACCTGCAATGGCTTCACGCAGAAAATCGTATCCCTGTTCGGGGCCGTAACCGCGAAAAGTAGCTTTACAGCTCATTTGCGCAACCGCAGCCTGCATCGCTGCAACCACGGCGGGTGCAAGCGGAAGGGTAACGTCCCCTATACCAAGGCGAATGGGCTTTTTATCGGGGTTTGCTTCTTGATATTGTGCTACTTTTTTAGCAATTGTTGAAAAAAGGTAGCTGTCTTGTAAATTCAGATAATTTTTATTAATCTTCATAAGTGGAACCTCTCTATATTTTTTCTTCTATTCCACAGTTACACTCTTGGCAAGGTTACGCGGTTTATCAATATCGCAGCCCTTTTGCAGTGCCATATAATAGGCGAACAGCTGCAAATAAACAATGGTGAGCATGGGCGCAAATTCATCGAATGTATGGGGAATATTCCATAGCTCTGCACCTACAGGAGGTTCAAACGGGTAGTTTGTAAGCAGCAGTAATTTTGCACCGCGCGCACGTACCTCTTGCACGTTGCTCATTGTTTTTTCTAAAATTGATTCTTGCGTTGCAATGGCAACTACAAGCGTTGCGTCATCAATCATGGCAATGGTACCATGCTTGAGTTCACCTGCCGCATAGGCTTCGCTGTGGAGATAAGATATTTCTTTCAGCTTGAGGGCTGCCTCTAAAGAGCTGTAATAATCCATCAATCTACCGATAAAGAATACATCGTTGCACTTGCACTGAGACTGTGCAAATGCTTTCACCGTCTCTTTTTGTGCCAAAATTTGTTCCATTTTAGCGGGGATTTGTAAAAGTTCGGTGAGATGCCGTTTTAAATCCTCATCGCTAAGTTCTCCGCGCAGATTGGCGAGGTCAAGGGCAATGAGCTCGAACAGCAGCATTTGTGTGCTGTACGCTTTGGTGGATGCCACCGCTATTTCGGGACCTGCCAGAGTATAAAGCACCGCGTCTGTTTCGCGGGCAATGGTACTTCCAATGACATTGCAAAGTGCAATAACGCGCTGCCCATTTTTGCGCGCTTTGCGTACAGCAGCCACGGTGTCGGCAGTTTCGCCCGACTGGCTAACCGCAATAACCACTTCGTTTTCGGTGTTAAGCATTTCGCTGTAGCGGTATTCACTTGCAATTTCGGTATCTACACGAACTTTTGCAAGTTGCTGTATCAGGGCTTTACCCATCATACCCGCGTGATAAGCAGTACCACAAGCTACAATGGTAAGCTGGCGCAGTAAAACTGCTTGTTTTCTGGTAAAAGGCATGCGGTCGCGGCGAAGTGTGAGCGTATCTGCATCAATATAGTGGTTCAAGGTATCGGCAATGACGCGCGGCTGCTCAAAAATTTCTTTGAGCATAAAGTGGTCAAAACCGTTCTTTTGTGCAGAACTGGTACTCCAATCGATATGTGTTGTTTGCTTTTCGGTAGGCTGACCGTTTTTATCGTAAAAAGTGATATTATCCGCAGTGATTACAGCAATTTCAAAATCATCAGGCACATAAATATCTCGAGTATAGGTAAGCAGGGCTGAAGCATCGCTCGCAATGTAGTTTGCATCATCACCCTTACCTATAATGAGCGGATTACCACTGCGAACACAGTACAGGGTGTTCGGTGCATCGGTTGCCACAACGCCCAGCGCAAATGAGCCTCGCAACATGGGCAGCACTTTTTGCATTGTTTGCAGCATATCACCTGTATTGTAATAACCCAGCAGCTGTGCCACAACTTCTGTATCGGTTTGTGAGCGGAACGTAATGCCCTTTTCCATCAGTTGTGTCTTTAGTTCGACATAATTTTCGATAATACCGTTATGAACCACGGCTACTTTATTTTTTGCGTCGGTGTGCGGGTGTGAATTTATTGCATTCGGCTCGCCATGTGTTGCCCAACGTGTATGGCCAATGCCAATACTTCCACCCACAGGGTCACGTTTCAGCTCCGATTTGAGGTTGGTAAGACGTCCGATTGCCTTGCGTACTTCCAGTATTTTACCGTTTAGAACAGCAACACCGGCTGAATCGTACCCGCGATATTCCAAAGCCTCCAAGCCGCTGAGTAGCACTTTTACACAGTCTCTTTTTCCGGCAAAGCCGATTATTCCACACATAGCAAGCCTCCTGTAAATGTCAAATTAATTTTATTTTTTTGTGCCGCCGCAATAAACTCACGAAACAGAGGATGCGCACGATTGGGGCGGCTTTTAAATTCGGGGTGATACTGTACCCCAAGGTGAAAACGATGGTCTGAAAGCTCCACCGCTTCAACAAGGCGTTCGTCAGGTGAAGTACCACAAAAGGTAAGCCCCCATGCGGTAAAATCACTGCGAAATTGATTGTTAAACTCATAGCGGTGGCGGTGACGCTCGGATATTTCGAGCTTACCGTACGCTTTTTCCATAAGGGTATCGGGTTTAATTTTGCAAGGATATGCACCCAAACGCATTGTACCGCCTTTGGGCAGATTCCCTTGCTGGTCAGGCATCAGGTCTATAACGGGGTGCTGAGTACACTGGTCAAATTCGCTGGAATTTGCATCTTGCCAACCCAATACGTTTCTAGCATATTCAATCACTGCAATCTGCATACCAAGGCAGATGCCAAAATACGGGATATGGCGTGTTCTGGCATAGGCTGCAGCACAAATCATCCCCTCAATACCACGGTCACCAAATCCGCCGGGTACTATAATGCCCTGGGCATTGCCCAACAGTTCATCAACATTACTTTCGTCGATAAACTCAGAATCCACCCAGTCAATTTCAACCCTTGTGCCATTTTCATAGCCAGCATGGTAAAGTGATTCCGCTACAGACAAATAAGCATCATGAAGTTTAACATATTTGCCCACCAACGCAATTTTCACCGTACCTGCCGCATGTTCAATGCGGTTAAGCATTTGCTGCCACTCGGCAAGGTCACATGGCGCACAGCTCAGCGCAAGTTCGCGGCATACAATATTTGCCAAGCCGTTTTCCTCCAGCATTATTGGGCATTGGTACAGCACCGGCAAAGTACGATTTTCGATAACGCAATCGGGTTCCACATTGCAAAACAATGCAATTTTACGGCGAATTTCTTCATCAATCGGCTCATCGCACCGTGTAATGATGATATCCGGCTGGATACCGAAGGACTGAAGCTCTTTTACCGAGTGTTGGGTTGGTTTTGTTTTATGTTCGCCCGAACTTGTAATATACGGCACCAGTGTAACATGGATAAAAAGGCAATTTTTACGCCCCACATCATGCCCCACCTGCCGAATGGCTTCAAGAAAAGGTTGGCTTTCAATATCTCCGGTAGTACCGCCGATTTCAGTGATAACCACGTCTGCGTTGGTTTTTGTGCCAACGGAATAGATGAAGCTTTTTATTTCGTTGGTGATGTGCGGTATTACCTGCACTGTCTCGCCAAGATACTCACCGCCACGCTCTTTTGTAAGCACATTCCAGTATACCTTACCGGTAGTCAAATTGGAATACTGATTTAAATTTTCATCAATAAATCTTTCATAGTGGCCTAGGTCTAAGTCGGTTTCTGCTCCGTCATCGGTGACAAACACTTCACCATGCTGGTAAGGGCTCATCGTACCGGGGTCAACGTTGATGTATGGGTCGAGCTTTTGTGCCGCAATGGTAAGTCCGCGTGCTTTCAGCAATCTGCCCAGCGAAGCCGCTGTTATCCCCTTGCCCAGCCCCGAAACAACACCGCCTGTTACAAATATATATTTTGTCATACTGTTACCTCTCCTTCAAAAGCAATGTGGGCATTACCTGTCATATAAACAGCTTCATCGGTATATTTTATAGTTAAATCGCCGCCTTTTAGCCGAACTGTAATATCGGTATCTTTGCTGCAATATCCGTTTAAAACTGCCGCAACCACTGCGGCACATGCACCGGTTCCGCACGCCAGCGTTTCTCCGCTTCCCCGCTCCCACACCCGCATTTTTAATGTGGTACTGTCGATGACAGAAATAAATTCAGTATTGACACGGTCAGGGAAGATGGAGAGCTGCTCAAACTGCCTGCCGATTGTTTCAAGCTGAATTTCATCGGGATTATTACAAAAAACAACGCAATGCGGGTTGCCCATAGATACACAGGTTATGTGATAAATTTCTCCGTTAACAATAACCGGTTCATTTACAATACGGTTGCCGTTATACACAACAGGTATACGTTCCGGCAGTAGTTCTGCTTTTCCCATATCTACTGTAACCAAGTCCACTTTCTTGTTCATCACATGCAGCTTTAAAAGTTTGATTCCGCTCAGTGTTTCAATATTGATTTCTGTTTTTTGTATAATTCCTTTGTCATATAAAAATTTGCCAACACAACGGATGGCATTGCCGCACATTTTGCCCTCACTGCCATCGATGTTAAACATACGCATTTTCGCATCTGCCACTGCCGACGGGCAAATAAGCACAATCCCGTCTCCGCCTATGCTGCGGTGCCGGTCAGACAGTACAATGCTTAATTTTTCGGGGTGCGGAACTTCCTGCCCAAAACAACTTAAATAGATATAATCATTGGCGCAGCCATGCATTTTTGTAAATTTGAGTATCATTGTTTTTCTGCTCCTTTATTCATGTTCATAACCTCAATAAAGCGGTCAAACAAAAAAGCGGTATCCTGCGGGCCAGCGCATGCTTCGGGGTGGAATTGTACCGAAAACGCGGGCATATTGTCATACTCCACGCCCTCACAACTTCCGTCGTTTGCATTCACAAAGCTTTCGTGCGCATGCTGCGGTAAACTTTCGGCGCGCACCGCATAGCCGTGGTTTTGGCTGGAGATATACACTTTGCCAGTTTTAATATATTTGACAGGTTGATTTGCACCGCGGTGCCCGTATTTCATTTTGCGTGTGGATGCGCCCTGCGCAAGAGCCAGCAGTTGGTGCCCCAAACAGATACCGAAGATGGGAATGTTCGCTTTGCAAAGATGCTTGATTTCATGAATGACACCGCTATTTTCGGCAGGGTCGCCCGGGCCGTTGGAAAGCATGATGCCATCGGGTTGATAGGATAGAATTTCTTCTGCGCTCGTGTTGTATGGTACACAAATCACTTCACAACCTCGCTTGAGCAATTCGCGCTTAATGTTCGCCTTGGCGCCAAAATCCCACAAAACAACCTTATTTATGCATTGTGCAGGCTGTTCGCAGGTGATTTTCTTGCAGCTTACGGCAGCAACCGCATCTTCAATACGATACTGCTTTACAAGCTCAATCTCATCAGACAGATGGTCGAGAGAATGTACAATGCGTGCACCCATCACCCCATGCTCACGAATAATCTTGGTGAGCTCGCGGGTATCAACACCGCAAAGCCCCACAATGCCGTGGGCTTTTAAAAAGGTGTCAAGAGTACCCTCACTACGGAAGTTGGAGGGTTCCTGGCACCATTCTCGTACAATATAAGCCTTTAGTGCGGGGGTATCGCTCTCAAAATCGGCTGGGATAACACCGTAATTGCCGACGAGAGGAAACGTCTGTACCACCATTTGACCGTAATAACTGGGGTCGGTAAGTGTTTCGAGATATCCCGCGACACCTGTAGTAAATACAATTTCACCCGTCACCTCATCATAAGCGCCAAAAGCACCGCCTTTAAACACCTTGCCGTTTTCTAAAATCAAATAGATGTTATGCATTTTATCACCTCTTAATATGAATTAACTTTCGTATGTTTTTAGTATTTCCTCGGCAATTTCGCGCCGCGTAAGCCGCATATCCATCGCTTGTTTTTCTATGTAACGATGTGCCTGAGGCTCTGTCATTTTAAGGTATTGAATCAGCGTATATTTTGCCCTGTCTACAAGGCGTATTTCCTCAATTTTATTTTGTAATTTAATGTTTTCGTTTTTTAACCCCATCAGCCGCTTTCTTGCCGCAGCAACCAGTTTAAACGACTGGTAAAAAAGTTGACGGTTGATCGGCTTGGGCACTACAAATACACCGTAATCTTCTACCTTGGCGGATACGGTATCGGCAAGCTCGCTTTTTACTATAAGGATAATACCCGAGGTACTGGAAGTTGTGAGGTTCAGCGCAAGTTCCTGCCCGAACTCATCGTGCAGAGGTGTGTTGATGATAACCAAGTCGTAGCTGTTGTCAATAAGCAGCCTGCGCGCCTGTGCGCCGCTTTCTGCCATAACAACATGTTCACATGAGTTGGCACAGCAAAGTTGGGCTAATATCTGGCTGCCCTTGCTTGCGCCCGACACAATCAACACGCTACCCATACTGTCCTCACCCCTGTCCTCCTTAACTTGTGCTAATACTTCATAAAATAATGTTCAAGTTCAAACTGCTCTTTATTCTGTGCAGCAGCATAACTTTCGCATTCGGTATGTTTCGCAGCCAAATATTTTTCCAATGTATTCTCTGAAAAGATACTTTTAATAAATCCACTGCTTTGTGCAATATCGAGTGCTTGTTCAAGGCTTTGAGGAATGGTTGCGATGCCCTCAAGCTGCTGCGGGGATGCAGCAAAAAGGTTAAAATCGGCAGGGGCGCACAATGTTTTGTGCTGTTCTATCCCCTCCAGCCCCGCAAATATAAGCAAAGCAAAGGCTGTAAACGGGTTGCATGCCGGGTCGGGCGAACGGAGTTCCATACGGCTGTATTCACCTTTTGCAGCGGGAATGCGCACAAGCTGTGATCGATTTTGATGCGACCAAGTGATGTACTTAGGAGCTTCAAAACTGCCAAAACGCTTGTAAGAATTTACGATTGGGTTAAAAAATGCGGTCATTTCCGGGATTCTATCCAGAATACCCTGCATAAACGATTCAACCTCTTTATTATGTTCAAAACCCGTTTGGTCAAACAGGTTGATACCGTTTTTTGTAAGAGACATGTTCACGTGAAGCCCGCTCCCGCTCTTATGCGCAAGCGGTTTTGGTAAAAACGAAGCATGCAGGCCATTTCTTGCCGCCGTAGTTTTTACCACCCATTTAAATGTCGTAAGGTTATCTGCCGCAGAAAGGGCATCGCTGTAACGAAAATCAATTTCGTTTTGCCCGGGGCCCTGCTCGTGGTGTGAACTTTCGGGCTGGATGCCCATCTCCTCAAGAGTGAGGCAAATTTCGCGGCGTACATTTTCTCCTTTGTCCAGTGGTGCCATATCAAAATAGCCCGCACGGTCATGTGGAACGAGTGTCGGTTCTCCCGTTTCATCCAGTTCAAACAGGTAGAACTCACATTCTGCGCCGATTTTACACTGGCATCCCATATTTTCGGCTTTTTTTACAGCCAAACGCAGTAGATTGCGTGTATCCCCTTCGAAGCTTGTACCATCGGGGCGTTTGATGTCGCA from the Hydrogenoanaerobacterium saccharovorans genome contains:
- the dapF gene encoding diaminopimelate epimerase gives rise to the protein MILKFTKMHGCANDYIYLSCFGQEVPHPEKLSIVLSDRHRSIGGDGIVLICPSAVADAKMRMFNIDGSEGKMCGNAIRCVGKFLYDKGIIQKTEINIETLSGIKLLKLHVMNKKVDLVTVDMGKAELLPERIPVVYNGNRIVNEPVIVNGEIYHITCVSMGNPHCVVFCNNPDEIQLETIGRQFEQLSIFPDRVNTEFISVIDSTTLKMRVWERGSGETLACGTGACAAVVAAVLNGYCSKDTDITVRLKGGDLTIKYTDEAVYMTGNAHIAFEGEVTV
- a CDS encoding carbamoyl phosphate synthase small subunit, whose protein sequence is MHNIYLILENGKVFKGGAFGAYDEVTGEIVFTTGVAGYLETLTDPSYYGQMVVQTFPLVGNYGVIPADFESDTPALKAYIVREWCQEPSNFRSEGTLDTFLKAHGIVGLCGVDTRELTKIIREHGVMGARIVHSLDHLSDEIELVKQYRIEDAVAAVSCKKITCEQPAQCINKVVLWDFGAKANIKRELLKRGCEVICVPYNTSAEEILSYQPDGIMLSNGPGDPAENSGVIHEIKHLCKANIPIFGICLGHQLLALAQGASTRKMKYGHRGANQPVKYIKTGKVYISSQNHGYAVRAESLPQHAHESFVNANDGSCEGVEYDNMPAFSVQFHPEACAGPQDTAFLFDRFIEVMNMNKGAEKQ
- a CDS encoding substrate-binding domain-containing protein, which gives rise to MAEKNKNPMYQSIFQDLRNKIISGQYLADSFLPPERILSELYKVERPTLRKALSLLADQKYIKKMQGAGNKVIFSSTAHEANVEKEANTIVYAMPDSEGERGPQPYHMEICAHMEKLCAVQNKSLIFTKARAINESVPQWLYSNSVIGIIWVSDVNKFLLKSAHELNIPSVLCCNESSLFPRVNLDDIGGAYIATSHLISRNCKNICHITGVKDYHNAKRRLDGYKRAMLTHGFTIKPNNILYGDWSYESGYNLAFSALSKDPSIDGIFASNDMMALGALNAALQLKRSVPHDLKIIGIDNIEQTQTSVVPISTISFSQADVAAGLFLMLNAVFQRQPVPSEIEIPGNLIVRGST
- a CDS encoding ANTAR domain-containing response regulator; amino-acid sequence: MGSVLIVSGASKGSQILAQLCCANSCEHVVMAESGAQARRLLIDNSYDLVIINTPLHDEFGQELALNLTTSSTSGIILIVKSELADTVSAKVEDYGVFVVPKPINRQLFYQSFKLVAAARKRLMGLKNENIKLQNKIEEIRLVDRAKYTLIQYLKMTEPQAHRYIEKQAMDMRLTRREIAEEILKTYES
- a CDS encoding IS3 family transposase, with protein sequence MAKYEPERKSLRQCSNEIFLPHIKKEHVEGANYGKPQQARLDIFKYIETYCNTKRIHSSLSWLSPLQLSSSAV
- the glmS gene encoding glutamine--fructose-6-phosphate transaminase (isomerizing): MCGIIGFAGKRDCVKVLLSGLEALEYRGYDSAGVAVLNGKILEVRKAIGRLTNLKSELKRDPVGGSIGIGHTRWATHGEPNAINSHPHTDAKNKVAVVHNGIIENYVELKTQLMEKGITFRSQTDTEVVAQLLGYYNTGDMLQTMQKVLPMLRGSFALGVVATDAPNTLYCVRSGNPLIIGKGDDANYIASDASALLTYTRDIYVPDDFEIAVITADNITFYDKNGQPTEKQTTHIDWSTSSAQKNGFDHFMLKEIFEQPRVIADTLNHYIDADTLTLRRDRMPFTRKQAVLLRQLTIVACGTAYHAGMMGKALIQQLAKVRVDTEIASEYRYSEMLNTENEVVIAVSQSGETADTVAAVRKARKNGQRVIALCNVIGSTIARETDAVLYTLAGPEIAVASTKAYSTQMLLFELIALDLANLRGELSDEDLKRHLTELLQIPAKMEQILAQKETVKAFAQSQCKCNDVFFIGRLMDYYSSLEAALKLKEISYLHSEAYAAGELKHGTIAMIDDATLVVAIATQESILEKTMSNVQEVRARGAKLLLLTNYPFEPPVGAELWNIPHTFDEFAPMLTIVYLQLFAYYMALQKGCDIDKPRNLAKSVTVE
- a CDS encoding CTP synthase, with the translated sequence MTKYIFVTGGVVSGLGKGITAASLGRLLKARGLTIAAQKLDPYINVDPGTMSPYQHGEVFVTDDGAETDLDLGHYERFIDENLNQYSNLTTGKVYWNVLTKERGGEYLGETVQVIPHITNEIKSFIYSVGTKTNADVVITEIGGTTGDIESQPFLEAIRQVGHDVGRKNCLFIHVTLVPYITSSGEHKTKPTQHSVKELQSFGIQPDIIITRCDEPIDEEIRRKIALFCNVEPDCVIENRTLPVLYQCPIMLEENGLANIVCRELALSCAPCDLAEWQQMLNRIEHAAGTVKIALVGKYVKLHDAYLSVAESLYHAGYENGTRVEIDWVDSEFIDESNVDELLGNAQGIIVPGGFGDRGIEGMICAAAYARTRHIPYFGICLGMQIAVIEYARNVLGWQDANSSEFDQCTQHPVIDLMPDQQGNLPKGGTMRLGAYPCKIKPDTLMEKAYGKLEISERHRHRYEFNNQFRSDFTAWGLTFCGTSPDERLVEAVELSDHRFHLGVQYHPEFKSRPNRAHPLFREFIAAAQKNKINLTFTGGLLCVE
- a CDS encoding glutamine synthetase family protein; its protein translation is MNCTMAEVLQFVKENDVKFIRLAFCDIFGTQKNISIMPAELPRAFESGISFDASAIHGFMNVEESDLFLVPDPATLSILPWRPTQGRVVRMFCDIKRPDGTSFEGDTRNLLRLAVKKAENMGCQCKIGAECEFYLFELDETGEPTLVPHDRAGYFDMAPLDKGENVRREICLTLEEMGIQPESSHHEQGPGQNEIDFRYSDALSAADNLTTFKWVVKTTAARNGLHASFLPKPLAHKSGSGLHVNMSLTKNGINLFDQTGFEHNKEVESFMQGILDRIPEMTAFFNPIVNSYKRFGSFEAPKYITWSHQNRSQLVRIPAAKGEYSRMELRSPDPACNPFTAFALLIFAGLEGIEQHKTLCAPADFNLFAASPQQLEGIATIPQSLEQALDIAQSSGFIKSIFSENTLEKYLAAKHTECESYAAAQNKEQFELEHYFMKY
- a CDS encoding LL-diaminopimelate aminotransferase; this translates as MKINKNYLNLQDSYLFSTIAKKVAQYQEANPDKKPIRLGIGDVTLPLAPAVVAAMQAAVAQMSCKATFRGYGPEQGYDFLREAIAGYYASHGVAVDAGDVFVSDGAKSDLGNILGLFDVDNTVLIPDPVYPVYVDTNVMAGRKILYMDANAENCFLPLPEDNVKADIIYLCSPNNPTGAVYNHEQLGAWVDYALKNNAVILFDAAYEAFVQDQTLPRSIYEIDGAKQCAIEFCSFSKTAGFTGTRCGYTIVPSELIFEDVQLRKFWLRRQTTKFNGVPYIVQCGAQAVFSEAGQRQIKANIAVYQENAKIIADALKEMNVWFTGGENSPYIWLKCPSGMTSWEFFDKLLNECSVVGTPGSGFGENGEGFFRLTAFGDKAATEIAMKRLKSLFK